The following proteins come from a genomic window of Pocillopora verrucosa isolate sample1 chromosome 6, ASM3666991v2, whole genome shotgun sequence:
- the LOC131798242 gene encoding transient receptor potential cation channel subfamily A member 1-like, with the protein MEASFDQKINVVYLDESRRTPVHCAALDGKHEQVEEKVRVASGLDDQDEQERTPLHDATEHGHRKVCHTLLQHGANSSIKDREHWTPLMSASDLGKEQSCQDILTVNPETDDVNMDGETALHIACRRGHVGVVNLLMDYGASLNVCNKDGVTCFETAAKSGKSEVVFAMIKHKRWMEIMEHKDKKGLTPMKLLIKHFPESAQLIMDYCIDRSETESSDDPNFTVTCNLRFLDPSPTDTTYLRESRFFGPSTMVKHERRELLDHPLTQVLLNKKWSSFGRLVFFFNFMFYFVFVVMITAFLIRFMQNGDKELGDYFIYVYPIAFLLIGVQFTKEVIVILVQRLQYFTTLSNLTEWLLYSTTTSFMVSLFIFDLIFSLSGRDKRDIVYPQFIWVLGAISIFLCYANLVLVLRRLSLVGIYVTMFIEVTKSVLKVLLIFFVLFFGFSMVFYVLFKSEESVFKHLGFALLKVTVMTIGEVDFEGRFMHSQNITNKPTSSQTASFVFLGLFLILMTIVLMNLLVGLAVGDIDAIRRNAAFKRMAMQVMYIAKVENSFPRCISRRFRHPEVTLQPNRRTLRKRLMLLLGMKTSSGLDFTPRAKEEPSPGVVLDYTEIKKKLDLTEKRVETLVDTMEAQNALLRELVKKIDPGTKMNEKSMEMEGSTVEHEQGSTSASGEKWILDDQQPHAIKTQPHV; encoded by the exons GAAAGTTTGCCACACTCTGTTACAACATGGCGCTAACTCTTCTATTAAGGACAGAGAACACTGGACACCACTAATGAGTGCATCAGACCTGGGCAAGGAACAGTCGTGCCAAGATATACTCACTGTTAATCCCGAGACTGATGACGTGAATATGGATGGAGAAACAGCATTGCATATTGCGTGTAGGAGAGGACATGTGGGTGTTGTCAATCTGCTAATGGATTACGGGGCAAGTTTGAATGTTTGTAACAAAGATGGTGTAACGTGTTTTGAGACAGCCGCCAAGTCAGGAAAGAGCGAAGTTGTGTTTGCAATGATAAAGCATAAAAG ATGGATGGAAATAATGGAACACAAGGATAAGAAGGGCCTTACCCCCATGAAGCTTCTCATAAAACACTTCCCAGAGAGTGCACAGCTGATCATGGATTACTGCATCGATCGATCAGAGACAGAAAGTTCCGATGATCCAAATTTTACCGTTACTTGCAACCTCCGTTTCCTAGACCCCAGTCCTACTGACACTACTTACTTGAGAGAAAGCCGTTTCTTTGGACCGAGCACCATGGTGAAACACGAGCGTAGAGAATTACTCGATCATCCCTTGACACAGGTCTTGCTGAATAAGAAGTGGTCTTCTTTCGGGCGCTTGGTGTTCTTCTTTAACTTTATGttctattttgtctttgttgtcaTGATTACAGCTTTCTTAATCCGATTCATGCAGAACGGTGACAAAGAATTGGGagattattttatttatgtatATCCAATAGCATTTTTACTTATAGGCGTCCAGTTCACCAAGGAAGTTATTGTTATACTTGTCCAGAGGCTTCAGTATTTCACCACTTTAAGCAATCTCACTGAATGGTTACTCTACAGTACGACGACTTCATTCATGGTGTCACTTTTCATTTTCGATCTAATATTTTCGTTATCCGGCCGTGATAAGCGTGATATTGTTTATCCACAATTCATCTGGGTGTTGGGTGCCATTTCGATTTTTCTTTGCTATGCGAACCTAGTCTTGGTTCTTCGTCGGTTGAGTCTGGTTGGAATCTATGTCACCATGTTTATAGAGGTCACTAAGTCGGTTTTAAAAGTACTTCTGATCTTCTTTGTCTTGTTCTTTGGGTTCTCCATGGTGTTCTACGTCCTCTTTAAATCAGAG GAGTCGGTATTTAAGCATCTTGGATTTGCCTTACTGAAGGTGACAGTGATGACAATTGGAGAGGTTGACTTTGAAGGAAGATTCATGCATTCCCAGAATATCACAAACAAGCCGACATCTTCTCAGACAGCTTCTTTCGTTTTCCTCGGCTTGTTCTTGATTTTAATGACAATTGTACTGATGAACCTGCTG GTGGGTCTTGCCGTGGGTGATATCGACGCAATCCGCCGCAATGCTGCGTTTAAAAGAATGGCTATGCAGGTCATGTATATCGCCAAGGTCGAAAACAGCTTCCCGAGGTGCATCTCGCGGCGTTTTCGCCATCCAGAAGTAACTTTGCAGCCAAATCGTCGAACTCTGAGGAAGAG GTTGATGCTTCTTCTTGGAATGAAGACATCTTCGGGCTTGGACTTTACTCCACGCGCCAAAGAAGAACCGTCCCCCGGTGTAGTTTTGGATTATACTGAGATTAAGAAAAAGCTTGACCTTACTGAGAAACGCGTCGAAACATTGGTTGATACGATGGAGGCGCAAAACGCTCTGCTCAGAGAATTAGTAAAAAAGATTGATCCTGGGACCAAGATGAACGAGAAGAGCATGGAAATGGAAGGATCGACTGTGGAACACGAGCAAGGGAGTACATCAGCTTCAGGAGAGAAGTGGATCCTTGACGACCAGCAGCCACATGCGATTAAAACACAACCACACGTTTAG